The DNA window CTGATCCTGCCGTACGCGATGCCGTCGTTCGCGATGCTGCTGGTCTGGCGGGACATGTTCAACACCGACTTCGGCCTGGTCAACAACCTCTTCGGCCTGGGCGTCGACTGGTTCGGTGAGACCTGGTCCGCCCGGGCCGCGGTGCTGCTGGTGCAGCTGTGGCTCGGCTACCCGTACATGTTCCTGGTCACCACCGGCGCGCTCCAGGCAATACCGCGCGAGCTGACCGAGTCCACCTCCGTCGACGGCGCCTCGCCGTGGCAGTCGTTCCGCGCGGTCACCCTGCCGCTGCTGCTGGTCGCGCTCTCGCCACTGCTGATCGCGTCGTTCGCGTACAACTTCAACAACATCAACGCGATCTGGCTGACCACCGCGGGCGGGCCGTTCCCGGCGGACAATCCGCGCAACGGCGCGACCGACCTGCTCATCACCTACACCTACCGGCTGGCCTTCGGCGCCCAGGGTGCGGAGTACGGCACGGCCGCCGCGGTCTCGATCTTCATCTTCGCGATCGTGGCGACGGTGTCGGCGATCAGCTTCCGGCGGACCCGCAAGCAGGAGGAGGTGTACTCGTGACCACCCACGCGGACGCCCCCGCCGGCAACCGGAACGCGGGGAGGGCATCGAAGGGTCGCTGGTTCGCGCAGGTCGGCTGGCGGCACGTCGTCGGGGTGCTGGCGGTGGCGTTCAGCCTCTTCCCGATCCTGTTCGTGCTCTCGGCGGCGCTCAACCCGCTCGGCACCCTCTCCTCGACCGAGCTACTGCCGACCGGGGCGTCGGTCGAGAACTTCACCAACCTCTTCGACAAGACGGCGTTCGGTTACTGGTTCCTCAACTCGCTCCTGATCGCCGGGGCCTCGTCCTTCGTGTCGATCCTCCTGTCGGCGCTCGCGGCGTACGCGTTCTCCCGGATGCGGTTCGCCGGCCGTCGGATCGGTCTGCTCGCGCTGCTGCTGATCCAGATGTTCCCGCAGTTCCTGGCCATCGTGGCGATCTTCCTGATCTTCACCACGGTCACCGACCTGTGGCCGAGCCTCGGTTTCAACACCCCGTGGGGCCTGTTCCTGCTCTACATGGGTGGCGCGCTCGGCGTGAACACCTGGCTGATGAAGGGCTTCTTCGACACCCTGCCGCGAGAGCTGGACGAGTCGGCGACGGTGGACGGCGCCAGCCACGCCCAGGTCTTCTTCCGGATCATGCTGCCGCTGGTGGCGCCGATCCTGGCGGTGACCGCGCTGCTGTCGTTCATCGGCACGATCAACGAGTTCATGATCGCCAACGTGTTCCTCACCGACACCGAGTCGAAGACCCTCGCGGTCGGCATGTGGGGCCTGGTGGCGGGTGAGCGCAACAACAACTTCGGGATGTTCGCGGCGGGCACCCTGCTCACCGCGATCCCCACGGTGGTGGTGTTCCAACTGCTCCAGCGCTACATCGTCTCCGGCCTCACCGCCGGTGCGGTCAAGGGCTGAGGATGACGACCCCGCTGCTACCGCACCACGACGGCTCCGCCACGTACGTCCCCGACCAGGAGCCCGCGCTCGGGGCGACCGTGCCGGTCTTCGTCCGGGTGCCCGCCGGCGCCGACGTGCGGCAGGTACACGTCCGGACCACCGGCGACGGCGAGCCGCGCTTCGCCGAGGCCGTCGTGGACCGCCGCGCCGGCGGGGACGTCTGGTGGCGTGCCGACGTCGAGGTCCGTGGGCACGAACGGGGAGGGGTCGCGTACCCCGATGCCGTGGCACCGGCCGGAGAGCTGGGACCACGGCACGCTCGCCACGTACCGGGCGCTGGTCGCGCTGCGCCGCGGCGAGCCGGCGCTGCGCCGCGGCGGCCTGCGCTGGGTGCACGCGGATCCGCAGACCCTGGTCTTCCTCCGCGATACGCCGGACGGCGGGGTGCTGGTGCTGGCCCGGCGGGCCGCGGCGGCCCCGCTCCGGGTGGCCGGCCTGCCGGCCGCGGAGAACGCGTACGGCGGCGCGCCCGCGCTGCGCCCGGACGCCGACGGCGCGGTCACGCTGCCCGGTGACGGCCCGACCTTCCCGGTGTGGCGGCTGAACGGCTGACCGATTTTCCCCGTTACCGGCGGTTGTGCTCGCCGGTGCGCCGCGCTCGGGCTCGCCCTGGCGGCGCTGACCCGCCGGCGGCCGCTCGCCCTGTCGGCGGCGGAGCCGGCCGCTTCCTGAAAACCCTGCGGGCCCCACTACTACAATCCGTCGTTGATAGGGGAGGATGGCCCGCGTGGAAACTCTTCGGCTGGTACTTCTCTACGTGCATCTGATCGGGTTCGCGCTGCTGCTGGGCGGCGCGGTCGCCCAGTACGTCAGCGGTCGGCTGCGGATCAACGCGGCCATGCTCTGGGGATCGGTCATCGCACTGCTGGCCGGCATCGGGCTGGCCGCCCCGCTGCGCGACGGCGACGAGCCGGCCCCCGCGAAGCTCGGCACCAAGCTGGTGATCGCGCTGCTGATCTTCGTGATGGTCTTCTTCTCCCGCAAGCGGGAGTCGGTCAATCGGGGGCACTTCCTCGCCATCATCGGGCTGACCCTGGCCAACGCGGCGGTGGCGGTCTTCTGGCGGTGACGGACAAGGAATCTCCCCGGCCGACGCCGTCGGCCGGGGAGATCCGGTCAGCTCAGTCCCTCTTCTCCACGTACGCGTCGACCAGCCAGTACAGGTCGGAGTCGCAGTAGGCGTACGACCACCTGTTGGTCCCGGCGGGCAGCCGCGGCCCCCACTTCCAGACGCCCCACCCGTAGGTGGAGTCCGAGCAGTACGCCGCGGTGCGGAAGGAGTGGGGCGGGGCGGGGCGGGCGCCGGAACCGCGCACGGGGCGGGACACCCGACGACGTGCCCGATCGATCGAAAACCAGCCAACCCGCCCCCGACCGTCTTCCACCAGGGCGAATGCGCCGGGACTCCAAGTGATTTCCCCCACCGAAGGATTACGCCGGGATAACAGGCACCCAACAGTCGTGCACGATTGTCGGCCGGTGGGTGGGCACGGGCGTACGCTCCCGTCCGTAACGTGGGATGCCGGCAGCGCAGGCTGATCGGTTCAAGGGCTGCCACCGCAACCAGACGCGGTGTGCAATGGGAAGGAGTCGTCTTGCGCTCTGTGCGTGGGATGCGGTTCGCCTCCGCCGTCGTGGCGGGTGGCCTCGTGCTGGGCGCCGCCGCCTGTGGTGAGGCCCCGAAGGACGACAACACGGCCGCCGGGACCGGCGGTAAGAAGTACAGCGCCTGCATGGTGACCGACGTCGGCGGCATCGACGACAAGTCGTTCAACACCTCGGCCTGGAAGGGCCTCGAGGAGGCCCAGAAGGCCAACGGCAACATCGACATCAAGTACGTCGCGTCGAAGGCCGAGGCGGACTACGAGGTCAACCTGACCGGGTACGTCAACCAGAAGTGCGACTTCATCCTGGCCGTCGGCGGCCTGATGGAGAAGGCCACGAAGAAGATCGCCGAGGCGAATCCGAACCAGCAGTTCGGCATCGTCGACGCGAAC is part of the Micromonospora olivasterospora genome and encodes:
- a CDS encoding DUF3459 domain-containing protein codes for the protein MPWHRPESWDHGTLATYRALVALRRGEPALRRGGLRWVHADPQTLVFLRDTPDGGVLVLARRAAAAPLRVAGLPAAENAYGGAPALRPDADGAVTLPGDGPTFPVWRLNG
- a CDS encoding sugar ABC transporter permease; protein product: MTTHADAPAGNRNAGRASKGRWFAQVGWRHVVGVLAVAFSLFPILFVLSAALNPLGTLSSTELLPTGASVENFTNLFDKTAFGYWFLNSLLIAGASSFVSILLSALAAYAFSRMRFAGRRIGLLALLLIQMFPQFLAIVAIFLIFTTVTDLWPSLGFNTPWGLFLLYMGGALGVNTWLMKGFFDTLPRELDESATVDGASHAQVFFRIMLPLVAPILAVTALLSFIGTINEFMIANVFLTDTESKTLAVGMWGLVAGERNNNFGMFAAGTLLTAIPTVVVFQLLQRYIVSGLTAGAVKG